Proteins co-encoded in one Oreochromis aureus strain Israel breed Guangdong linkage group 3, ZZ_aureus, whole genome shotgun sequence genomic window:
- the LOC116327723 gene encoding thialysine N-epsilon-acetyltransferase-like, translated as MDFTIRAANLDDCKDIARMIVELAEYEKLAEHVKVTQKDLEQDGFSKNPFFHGIIAEVPEQHKTKEGHTKIGYALYFYSYSSWSGRAIYMEDLYVMPEFRGKGVGKALMSKVAQLALAAGCHQLNFTVLDWNKPSMDFYLSQGCFDITATMGYHCMRCEGEALEHLAQP; from the exons ATGGACTTCACCATCCGCGCGGCCAACCTGGACGACTGCAAGGACATCGCGCGGATGATCGTG gAACTGGCAGAGTATGAGAAACTGGCAGAGCATGTGAAAGTGACCCAGAAAG ACTTGGAGCAGGATGGCTTTTCCAAGAACCCGTTCTTTCATGGGATCATCGCTGAGGTGCCAGAACAGCACAAAACCAAAGAAG gcCACACAAAGATCGGCTATGCACTTTACTTCTATTCCTACAGCTCCTGGTCAGGCAGAGCCATTTATATGGAGGACTTGTACGTGATGCCTGAGTTCAGAG GAAAAGGCGTTGGTAAAGCACTAATGAGCAAGGTGGCACAG CTGGCTCTGGCTGCTGGTTGCCACCAGCTCAACTTCACCGTCCTGGACTGGAACAAACCATCGATGGACTTTTACCTCAGCCAGGGCTGCTTCGATATCACTGCTACCATGGGCTACCACTGCATGCGCTGCGAGGGGGAGGCGCTGGAGCACCTGGCTCAACCTTAA